One window of the Acinetobacter equi genome contains the following:
- a CDS encoding AI-2E family transporter: protein MQLLNDKNSLITSYLLIFIFLALLIPLHLTVSFFSGFLVFAIIHSLSKSSEKYIDGRYARLTFSVVVSLIIISLIVLGIVRLISFIHYDLQGARLDQFNAEIDILLQQVQAEIIKYYPSFSPYTTISLKDQLFAYIKENLGMLRHTGTNILHSLASMIIAIIIGIMISLHQIQPTAHIPAFKAALIARIKNLATAFQNVVFAQVKISLINTLLFIVFAHIILPICGVHLPFAKTLTILTFIFGLIPIIGNLITNTLITVAALTISVGLAIVSLAYLIIIHKLEYFINAKIIGTKINATAWEVLLAMLVFEAIFGITGLIIAPIYYAYLKLELKQQQMI, encoded by the coding sequence ATGCAGTTACTCAATGATAAAAATAGTCTAATCACTAGTTATTTACTAATTTTTATTTTTCTTGCACTCCTGATTCCACTGCATCTAACTGTAAGCTTTTTTTCAGGTTTTTTAGTATTTGCAATTATTCATAGCTTAAGCAAATCAAGTGAAAAATATATTGATGGTCGCTATGCACGTCTAACTTTTAGTGTTGTTGTTAGTCTCATCATTATTAGTTTAATTGTGCTAGGAATTGTTCGTCTCATTAGTTTTATTCATTATGACTTACAAGGCGCTAGACTCGACCAATTCAATGCAGAAATAGATATTTTACTACAACAGGTACAAGCGGAAATTATTAAATATTATCCAAGCTTTAGTCCTTACACCACAATTAGTTTAAAAGATCAACTATTTGCCTACATCAAAGAAAATCTTGGTATGCTTAGACATACAGGTACCAATATACTCCATAGCTTGGCGAGTATGATTATCGCTATTATTATTGGGATAATGATATCATTACATCAAATTCAACCAACAGCTCATATTCCTGCATTTAAAGCAGCGCTGATTGCTCGTATTAAAAACTTAGCCACGGCCTTTCAAAATGTAGTTTTTGCGCAAGTAAAAATTTCACTCATAAATACGCTATTATTTATTGTTTTTGCTCATATCATTTTACCAATTTGTGGTGTTCACCTGCCATTTGCAAAAACACTCACAATCTTAACCTTCATTTTTGGTTTAATTCCAATTATTGGTAATCTAATTACCAATACATTAATTACAGTTGCAGCACTGACTATTTCAGTTGGACTTGCAATTGTGTCATTAGCATACCTGATTATTATTCATAAGTTAGAATATTTTATTAATGCCAAAATCATTGGTACTAAAATTAATGCCACAGCCTGGGAAGTTTTATTAGCAATGCTTGTTTTTGAAGCTATTTTTGGAATTACTGGATTAATCATAGCACCTATTTACTATGCATATCTTAAGCTTGAACTCAAACAACAACAAATGATTTAA
- a CDS encoding filamentous hemagglutinin N-terminal domain-containing protein produces the protein MSDKQQIMKLNPLTVSILFALPMTAQAANIQMVNGSNIASTNGVPVININQANSNGISHNIYDRLNVGREGVIFNNSQNGANTVLAGQIAGNANLASGTASVILNEVTSRNASTLNGMMEVAGDKAQLIIANPNGITCNDCGFINSESVTLTTGTPDLVNGELKGYSVNGGIITTNGLTSDSPTAILARSIVVNGDIYADQQLDLIAGNNYVDTNNNVTGAAQATGSRNTYSIDVAKLGGMYSDKINLVSTENGVGVRNQGNIVGQVGGIKIDANGRLLNNSAQITAVGDVAIKTNGVLENTSGQINSNGSIIVDTNKYSVSNNKTGNIEANNAVQINSGRIDNTNGYIAGNSAVQINTNNNELVNNGKGTNVGISGGDVVLNTAKLNNYNGQIQGDNVSTNSNYLYNLNGQIQAQNDLNITSTGALDNTNGLLSAVNGGVDIVAVNSTLYNKKTDTSPQGSTGIVAGNGGISISVANLENYAGYIQTEGDVDLAVSHHINNTYGSIYADGDIDIQSKVLTNNQSNIIADQNVNIDLKGDISNYLSYISAKNGDVSIGATNINNNGGVITGENIDLDAMYHIYNAPGLISANKALTVNAGHSVQNLSSEHLTASYGKYLGLTDQDGGMYGKDGVTINTLTLNNTKGKIIAEQGDITIESSHGLYNDLGTIDANGDIDIQSKFLTGNQSKIIADQNVNINLQGDMTNYLSYVTAKNGDVSINGANINNNGGVITGTNIDIDADYHLYNAPGLIAASNELTVNAGHSVQNLSSEHFSTSYGKHLGLTDQNGGMYGRNGIVINSLNLNNTKGHIISENAAIKIDLGHDLHNDYGLISSGNGGLVPNRLVAGATTIQAGHKISNNYGTIYSTGDMTLDSDVFYMAGGGSTIQGNATGFIVADGALSINVRKGDVHNYGWIVGREKLTMNVSGYLKNLNTIYSDRDADLTAGNAIYNFQNILSGNSLNLTSGSYIKNDGTIYSDGHTSIDATYIYNTSYGSILGGGQGLDLNDTQLMGYGLVFGL, from the coding sequence ATGTCTGATAAACAACAAATAATGAAGCTGAATCCATTAACTGTAAGTATTTTGTTTGCCTTGCCAATGACGGCTCAAGCAGCAAATATTCAAATGGTCAACGGCAGTAATATTGCATCTACGAATGGTGTTCCAGTAATTAATATTAATCAGGCGAATAGTAATGGAATTTCGCACAATATTTATGATCGTTTAAACGTTGGTCGTGAAGGTGTTATTTTTAATAATAGCCAAAATGGCGCAAATACTGTTTTAGCAGGTCAAATTGCGGGTAATGCGAATTTAGCATCAGGTACAGCCTCAGTTATTTTGAATGAAGTGACTTCTCGTAATGCAAGTACCTTAAACGGTATGATGGAAGTTGCTGGTGATAAAGCACAATTAATCATTGCTAACCCAAATGGTATTACGTGTAATGACTGTGGTTTTATTAATAGTGAAAGTGTGACATTAACGACAGGTACACCTGATTTAGTTAATGGTGAGTTAAAAGGTTATTCTGTTAATGGTGGAATAATCACCACAAATGGTTTAACAAGTGATTCTCCAACTGCAATTTTAGCGCGTTCCATTGTAGTAAATGGTGATATTTATGCAGATCAACAGTTAGATCTTATTGCTGGAAATAACTATGTTGATACCAATAATAATGTAACGGGGGCTGCTCAGGCTACAGGTTCTCGTAATACATACAGCATCGATGTTGCAAAACTTGGTGGTATGTACTCAGACAAAATTAATTTAGTAAGTACAGAGAATGGTGTTGGTGTACGTAACCAAGGCAATATTGTGGGGCAGGTTGGCGGTATCAAGATTGATGCAAATGGTCGTTTACTAAATAATAGTGCACAAATCACAGCAGTTGGTGATGTGGCTATTAAAACAAATGGTGTGCTTGAAAATACAAGCGGTCAAATTAATTCAAATGGTTCAATTATTGTAGATACAAATAAGTATTCGGTATCTAATAATAAAACTGGAAATATTGAAGCAAATAATGCCGTTCAAATTAATAGTGGACGTATAGATAATACGAATGGTTATATTGCAGGTAACAGCGCTGTTCAAATTAATACCAATAACAATGAATTAGTAAATAATGGTAAAGGTACTAATGTTGGTATTAGTGGTGGAGATGTTGTATTAAATACAGCAAAACTGAATAACTATAATGGTCAAATTCAAGGAGACAATGTTTCTACGAATTCGAACTATTTATATAATTTAAATGGTCAAATTCAGGCTCAAAATGATTTGAATATTACGAGCACAGGTGCTCTTGATAATACAAATGGTTTATTAAGTGCTGTGAATGGTGGTGTTGATATCGTTGCTGTAAATTCAACGTTATATAACAAAAAAACAGATACATCACCTCAAGGTTCAACAGGTATTGTTGCAGGTAATGGTGGAATTTCAATTTCCGTTGCTAACCTAGAAAACTATGCTGGCTATATACAAACCGAAGGTGATGTAGATCTTGCGGTATCACATCACATCAATAACACATACGGTAGTATTTATGCGGATGGTGATATTGATATTCAGTCAAAAGTATTAACAAATAATCAGTCAAATATTATTGCTGACCAGAATGTAAATATTGACCTTAAAGGTGATATTTCAAACTATTTATCTTATATCAGCGCTAAAAATGGTGATGTAAGTATTGGTGCAACAAACATCAATAATAATGGTGGCGTAATCACAGGTGAAAATATTGACCTTGATGCGATGTATCATATTTATAACGCACCAGGTTTGATTTCTGCAAATAAAGCATTAACTGTAAATGCAGGTCATAGTGTTCAAAACTTATCTTCAGAACATTTGACAGCAAGTTATGGCAAATATTTAGGTCTGACAGATCAAGACGGTGGTATGTATGGTAAAGATGGTGTAACGATTAATACACTCACTTTAAATAATACAAAAGGAAAGATCATTGCAGAACAAGGTGATATCACAATTGAATCATCACATGGTTTATACAATGACTTGGGTACTATTGATGCCAATGGCGATATTGATATTCAATCTAAATTCTTGACTGGTAATCAATCAAAAATTATTGCAGATCAAAATGTAAATATTAATCTTCAAGGTGATATGACTAACTATTTATCTTATGTTACTGCTAAAAACGGTGATGTAAGTATTAATGGTGCAAATATTAATAACAATGGTGGTGTCATTACAGGTACTAATATTGATATTGATGCAGATTACCATCTTTATAATGCACCAGGATTAATTGCTGCTAGTAATGAATTAACAGTCAATGCAGGTCATAGCGTACAAAACTTATCATCTGAACATTTTTCGACAAGTTATGGTAAGCACTTGGGCTTAACAGACCAGAATGGTGGTATGTATGGTAGAAATGGTATTGTAATTAATTCACTGAATTTAAATAATACCAAAGGTCATATCATTTCAGAAAATGCAGCAATTAAAATAGACCTTGGTCACGATTTACACAATGATTATGGATTAATTAGCTCGGGTAATGGTGGTTTAGTACCAAACCGTTTGGTAGCTGGAGCAACTACAATTCAAGCTGGTCATAAAATTAGTAACAATTATGGAACTATTTACTCTACAGGTGATATGACACTTGATAGTGATGTTTTCTATATGGCTGGTGGTGGTTCGACTATCCAAGGTAATGCAACTGGCTTTATTGTTGCTGACGGAGCTTTATCGATTAATGTTCGTAAAGGTGATGTTCATAACTATGGTTGGATTGTGGGTAGAGAAAAACTCACAATGAATGTAAGTGGTTATTTAAAGAATTTGAATACGATTTACTCAGATAGAGATGCAGATCTTACGGCAGGTAATGCGATTTATAACTTCCAAAATATTTTGAGTGGTAATAGTTTAAATCTTACTTCAGGTAGTTATATTAAGAATGATGGAACAATTTATAGCGATGGTCACACAAGTATAGATGCAACTTATATCTATAATACATCTTATGGTTCGATTCTTGGTGGTGGGCAAGGTTTAGACTTAAATGATACTCAACTGATGGGCTATGGTTTGGTATTTGGTCTTTAA
- a CDS encoding filamentous hemagglutinin N-terminal domain-containing protein, whose amino-acid sequence MFNKKQIMKLNPLTVSILFALPMTAQAANIQMVNGSNIASTNGVPVININQANSNGISHNIYDRLNVGREGVIFNNSQNGANTVLAGQIAGNANLASGTASVILNEVTSRNASTLNGMMEVAGDKAQLIIANPNGITCNDCGFINSESVTLTTGTPDLVNGELKGYSVNGGKITTNGLTSDSPTAILARSIVVNGEIHADQQLDLIAGNNYVDTNNNVTGTVRSSGSRNTYSIDVAKLGGMYSDKINLVSTESGVGVRNQGNIVGQVGGIKIDANGRLLNNNAKITSTGDLVINTNGSVENKSGYIAGVNAVEINTNRHELVNSGQGTNVGIQGGEVVLTTGKLNNHKGQIQGDNISSDSTSLHNHNGVINSRLDLDITSTGTIENISGLLRAAHGGVYIVATNSTLKNKKTDSIPEGSEGIVAGKGGISIDVNHLDNQHGYMQTIGDVGITSTGSFHNSHGNVYADGNIDIQAKLLSNSYSNIVAGNKININLDGNLTNKNSLINGDQGIIINAHTLHNEKGQIIADNAAINIDLTHDLHNDHGLIRSGNTNELVPNVGNRADTVTGATTIKAGHKISNNYGTIYSTGDMSLDSDYLHMSGSGSTIKGNAKGFIVADGALDINVRKGDVHNHGWIVGKEKLTMNVNGYLKNYNTIYSEQDIDITTGKAIYNSASILSGRSLSLTSGSYIKNGSTIYSDGTTNIDATYINNTSRSSILGGGEGLELNNTDLRGNGLVFGL is encoded by the coding sequence ATGTTTAATAAAAAACAAATAATGAAGCTGAATCCATTAACTGTAAGTATTTTATTTGCCTTACCAATGACGGCTCAAGCAGCAAATATTCAAATGGTCAACGGCAGTAATATTGCATCTACGAATGGTGTTCCAGTAATTAATATTAATCAGGCGAATAGTAATGGAATTTCGCACAATATTTATGATCGTTTAAACGTTGGTCGTGAAGGTGTTATTTTTAATAATAGCCAAAATGGCGCAAATACTGTTTTAGCAGGTCAAATTGCGGGTAATGCGAATTTAGCATCAGGTACAGCCTCAGTTATTTTGAATGAAGTGACTTCTCGTAATGCAAGTACCTTAAACGGTATGATGGAAGTTGCTGGTGATAAAGCACAATTAATCATTGCCAACCCAAATGGTATTACGTGTAATGACTGTGGTTTTATTAACAGTGAAAGTGTGACATTAACGACAGGTACACCTGATTTAGTTAATGGTGAGCTGAAAGGTTATTCTGTTAATGGTGGAAAAATTACTACTAATGGCTTAACAAGCGATTCACCAACTGCAATTTTAGCGCGTTCTATTGTTGTGAATGGTGAAATTCATGCAGATCAACAGTTAGATCTTATTGCTGGAAATAACTATGTTGATACCAATAATAATGTAACTGGTACAGTTCGTTCATCTGGTTCTCGTAATACATACAGCATCGATGTTGCAAAACTTGGTGGTATGTACTCAGATAAAATTAATTTAGTCAGCACAGAAAGTGGTGTTGGTGTACGTAACCAAGGCAATATTGTGGGGCAGGTTGGTGGTATCAAGATTGATGCAAATGGCCGCTTACTAAATAATAATGCAAAAATCACATCTACTGGTGATCTTGTTATTAATACAAATGGCTCAGTCGAAAATAAGAGTGGCTATATTGCAGGTGTTAATGCAGTTGAAATTAATACAAATAGACATGAGTTAGTAAACAGTGGTCAAGGTACTAATGTTGGTATTCAAGGTGGTGAAGTTGTATTAACAACAGGAAAGTTGAATAACCATAAAGGTCAAATTCAAGGGGATAATATTTCTTCTGATTCTACATCTTTACATAACCATAATGGTGTAATTAATTCACGATTGGATCTAGATATCACGAGTACAGGCACTATTGAGAATATTAGTGGTTTATTAAGAGCTGCACATGGTGGTGTTTATATTGTTGCGACGAATTCAACCTTAAAAAATAAGAAAACTGATAGCATACCTGAAGGTTCTGAAGGAATTGTTGCTGGGAAGGGCGGAATTTCGATAGATGTTAATCACTTAGATAATCAACATGGTTATATGCAAACTATTGGTGATGTAGGCATTACAAGCACGGGTAGTTTCCATAATTCACATGGTAATGTTTATGCAGATGGTAATATCGATATTCAAGCAAAATTATTAAGTAATAGTTATTCAAATATTGTTGCTGGAAATAAGATAAACATTAATCTTGATGGTAATTTAACTAATAAGAATAGTCTGATTAATGGTGACCAAGGTATTATCATTAATGCTCATACCTTGCACAATGAGAAAGGTCAAATCATTGCAGATAATGCAGCAATTAATATTGATTTAACACATGATTTACATAATGATCATGGTCTCATTCGTTCAGGGAATACTAATGAATTAGTTCCGAATGTAGGAAATCGTGCTGATACTGTAACAGGTGCTACAACAATTAAAGCTGGTCACAAGATTAGCAATAACTACGGTACGATTTACTCTACAGGTGATATGTCACTAGATAGCGATTACTTGCATATGTCTGGAAGTGGTTCAACAATTAAAGGTAACGCAAAAGGCTTTATTGTAGCCGATGGTGCTTTAGATATTAATGTTCGTAAAGGTGATGTACATAACCATGGTTGGATTGTTGGCAAAGAGAAACTAACAATGAATGTAAATGGTTATTTAAAGAACTATAATACGATTTATTCAGAACAAGACATTGATATTACGACAGGTAAAGCAATTTATAACTCTGCAAGTATCTTAAGTGGTCGTTCTTTAAGTTTGACTTCTGGTAGTTATATCAAAAATGGTAGCACTATTTATAGTGATGGTACGACTAATATTGATGCAACTTATATTAATAATACTTCTCGTAGTTCAATTTTAGGTGGTGGAGAAGGTTTGGAGTTGAATAATACTGACTTAAGAGGTAATGGGTTAGTCTTTGGCTTGTAA
- a CDS encoding winged helix-turn-helix transcriptional regulator: MNSIDQENPCLIQDVLRNIINLWSIGVLLLLNSGKLRFSEILRNLPGNISKRMLSKTLRSLEENGLVKRTVFATKPPSVEYELTELGFSFLPIIINLEQWAIENQENINIAKKEFKNRQ; this comes from the coding sequence ATGAATTCAATAGATCAAGAAAATCCATGCTTAATTCAAGATGTACTACGTAATATTATTAATTTATGGAGTATAGGTGTTTTACTTTTACTTAATTCTGGAAAACTAAGATTTTCTGAAATTCTTAGAAATCTGCCTGGAAATATTTCAAAGAGAATGCTTTCTAAAACACTACGATCTTTAGAAGAAAATGGACTCGTCAAAAGAACTGTATTTGCGACAAAACCACCAAGTGTTGAATATGAATTGACAGAATTAGGCTTTAGTTTTTTACCGATAATAATTAATTTAGAGCAATGGGCAATTGAGAATCAGGAAAATATTAACATCGCAAAAAAGGAATTTAAAAATCGTCAATAA
- a CDS encoding SDR family NAD(P)-dependent oxidoreductase, protein MNKVIVIFGAGTGLSASVARLYGKQGYLVALVARNKEKLQLLSDDMSSNHIKSFTFIADLSKSEQVKMVISEIYDSLGHIDILYYAPNPRDTFIPANELTSELLIPKINLYLFGLINVIQEILPIFRKNNAGIILSAIGGSALEGFPYMSGLGPVMAASRNYLQALYKELNEENIHIGLLTISAQIINSENYKLTYQESSPFPSVHPDALAKMLRDIADDVTKLEVLYP, encoded by the coding sequence ATGAATAAAGTTATTGTCATTTTTGGTGCAGGTACTGGCTTATCAGCTTCAGTTGCTCGTCTGTATGGTAAACAAGGCTATCTTGTCGCACTGGTCGCAAGAAATAAAGAAAAGCTTCAATTATTATCAGATGATATGTCATCTAATCATATTAAAAGTTTTACTTTTATTGCTGATCTTTCAAAATCAGAACAAGTTAAAATGGTGATATCTGAAATTTACGACTCATTAGGTCATATTGATATTTTATATTATGCACCAAATCCAAGAGATACATTTATACCAGCAAATGAATTAACATCCGAACTTTTAATACCGAAAATTAATCTTTATTTGTTTGGTTTAATTAATGTTATTCAGGAAATTTTACCAATATTTAGAAAAAATAATGCAGGTATAATTTTATCTGCAATTGGTGGATCTGCTCTTGAAGGATTTCCATATATGAGTGGGTTAGGACCAGTAATGGCTGCTTCAAGAAATTACCTACAAGCTTTATATAAAGAATTAAACGAAGAAAATATTCATATTGGACTTTTAACGATTAGTGCACAAATTATAAATAGTGAAAATTATAAATTAACATATCAAGAAAGCTCACCTTTTCCATCTGTTCATCCTGATGCTTTAGCAAAAATGTTACGTGATATCGCTGATGACGTTACCAAGCTTGAAGTTCTATATCCATAA
- a CDS encoding TonB-dependent receptor has product MIVYISPSFKLSLLSFALLSIMQNTQADSSDIIRSNVKTVLPTIKIEAMDEGDPIKTYVDYKQASVTRNDLDKVDIPQTIDTIDVSKYKIYGENDLSVMLQGTPGVSTSYDMRGDGIMLRGFSADTGDIYRDGVRESGQIRRSTANVERIEILKGPASVLYGRSAGGGVINMVTKYANFDSNSTVGAYVGSYQNVGGTIDINRVLSNNWAVRLVGEKSDTNSFRSGIGSNEQMISPSLTFRSDDEKLIWTTEYTYDKLNRVPDRGPSYENLPIGTSINMGFAQANDYVNDILKTTRTDVKYEFAPNWKFHWSLSHRVADQNFDHFYLGSLCKRDEPIQGRNGCYKGYIKQSYYWQQTSNKTTANTFDITGEFYTQAIRHNLLIGLDWSYEQREPKLSNKNTDGSPIYGFVHPLTGQRFSNRGTGHVITTHNYNEGTNYGLFLQDLMSFNDQYKLMLGLRYDSYSAKTTNRLESSTLYSQSTKVKDQSISPNIGLIWQPIESQNIYASYSKSFVPFGGNMGVNAVSANEDLEAFNKQPQYLDQYEIGVKSEWLDSKLTTQLSAYNINKHNIRGHENPDDNTSPMIIIGEHQSKGIEFSFLGQVLNNVYIRGGYGYTDAKILKNHRDSSLEGNRLRNVAKNTGNLFVRYLPHERVYAEIGTTYMGSFYTSDQNLIKMPNWTRLDAAIGYKDPQWGATFAITNVANKKYWRSSSMPGTPRNYLFRVNYFF; this is encoded by the coding sequence ATGATTGTTTATATTTCTCCTTCATTCAAATTAAGCTTATTAAGTTTTGCATTGCTTTCTATTATGCAAAATACACAAGCTGATAGTTCCGACATCATCAGGTCAAATGTAAAAACTGTATTGCCTACAATTAAAATTGAAGCCATGGATGAAGGAGATCCGATTAAAACTTATGTCGACTATAAACAAGCAAGTGTTACTCGTAATGATTTAGATAAAGTAGATATTCCTCAAACCATCGATACCATTGACGTTTCAAAATATAAAATCTACGGTGAAAATGATTTAAGTGTAATGCTACAAGGAACACCCGGTGTTTCTACAAGTTATGATATGCGTGGCGATGGAATTATGTTACGTGGTTTTAGTGCAGATACAGGTGATATTTATAGAGATGGTGTTAGAGAAAGTGGGCAAATACGGCGCAGCACTGCCAATGTTGAACGCATTGAAATTTTAAAAGGACCTGCTTCAGTATTATATGGTCGAAGTGCTGGCGGTGGTGTCATTAATATGGTGACTAAATATGCCAATTTTGACTCTAACAGCACAGTTGGTGCTTATGTTGGAAGCTATCAAAATGTAGGTGGAACTATTGATATCAATCGTGTGTTATCAAACAACTGGGCGGTTCGACTAGTTGGTGAAAAATCAGATACCAATAGTTTCCGCTCTGGCATTGGCTCAAATGAACAAATGATTTCCCCTAGTCTCACCTTTCGTAGTGATGATGAAAAATTAATTTGGACTACTGAATATACCTATGACAAATTAAACCGTGTGCCAGATCGTGGACCATCTTATGAGAATTTACCTATAGGTACTTCTATAAATATGGGATTTGCACAAGCAAATGATTATGTTAATGACATTCTTAAAACTACAAGAACTGATGTTAAATATGAATTTGCACCAAACTGGAAGTTTCATTGGAGCTTAAGCCATCGGGTTGCCGATCAAAATTTTGATCATTTTTATTTAGGCTCATTGTGCAAGCGTGATGAACCAATTCAAGGACGCAATGGCTGTTACAAAGGTTATATTAAACAATCATATTATTGGCAACAAACTTCAAATAAAACAACAGCAAATACTTTTGATATCACTGGCGAATTTTATACTCAAGCGATTCGTCATAACTTATTAATCGGTTTAGACTGGTCATATGAACAACGCGAGCCAAAGCTTTCAAATAAAAATACTGATGGATCACCTATATACGGCTTTGTACATCCATTAACTGGACAACGTTTTAGTAATAGAGGCACAGGACATGTTATTACCACACACAATTATAATGAAGGTACAAACTATGGACTATTCCTTCAAGATTTAATGAGCTTTAATGATCAATATAAACTGATGCTAGGGTTAAGATATGATTCTTATAGTGCTAAAACAACTAACCGTTTAGAAAGTTCTACGCTTTATAGCCAATCCACAAAAGTAAAAGACCAATCCATTAGTCCAAATATTGGTTTAATTTGGCAACCTATTGAAAGTCAAAATATATATGCTTCATATAGTAAAAGCTTTGTTCCTTTTGGCGGTAATATGGGGGTAAATGCTGTTTCAGCAAATGAAGATTTAGAAGCATTTAATAAACAACCACAATATTTGGATCAATATGAAATTGGGGTAAAAAGCGAATGGTTGGATTCGAAACTCACAACTCAATTGTCTGCATATAATATTAATAAACATAATATTCGTGGTCATGAAAATCCTGATGACAATACATCACCTATGATCATTATAGGTGAACATCAATCTAAAGGCATTGAATTTAGTTTCCTTGGTCAAGTTTTAAATAATGTATATATTCGAGGAGGCTACGGATACACGGATGCGAAGATTCTCAAAAATCACCGTGATTCATCACTTGAAGGTAATCGTCTAAGAAATGTTGCTAAAAATACTGGAAACTTATTTGTACGCTATTTGCCACATGAAAGAGTATATGCAGAAATTGGTACAACCTATATGGGGTCTTTTTATACATCCGATCAAAATCTTATAAAAATGCCTAATTGGACAAGACTAGATGCAGCAATTGGATATAAGGATCCACAATGGGGAGCAACTTTTGCAATTACCAATGTTGCAAATAAAAAATATTGGCGTTCATCTTCTATGCCAGGAACCCCAAGAAACTACTTATTTCGGGTGAATTACTTTTTTTGA